TGGGAGGGCTCGGTCGCGTCCCACTTCATCTCGTTTTCCGCGGTGCACATGTTGAACTCGCGCGCCAGGATCGTCGAGTACGTGTTGTCACCGAGCCGGTTGGCGGCCACCGCCGTGCCGAAGTACCGCCCGGACTCGGCCGCCGCGGCGCCCAACGTGGTGCCCGCCTGCGCCGCCGTCGTCACCACCAACGTCGTCCCGGCCACCGCCAGCAGGCTGGCGGCGCCGGCCAGCGCCAATGCCAGGCGGTAGCGGGCAGGTCTCGTCTTGCCATCCATGACGTTCCTTCCGTCGATCGAAGTTATGCGGGTGTCTGCGCGGCGCGATCCCAGGTCTGCCCACTCCCTGGGTGCCGCGCACGGAACGGCCTATCGCGTTGTTAGCGTTAACGTCACTGGTGGTCGCCGCATCTGCCGCGCTTCGTCGAGGACTGTGCCGACCAGATGTGGCCGCAGGCCGGCGAAACTACCCCGCCGGACCTGCACACATGGACTGTGACCGATGTCGTGTGGAGCCGTCAAGACGTTCCGAAAATATTTCGGAAGGTTACGTAGCGATGGGATCTGGTGGCCCCGCACCCCGGACCGCCGGCTCGGCGCGGAGCGCGCTGATCACGCCCTGCACCAGGTGCTCCTGGATGGCCTACGATCCTGGGTAAATCGGTTCGGCTTGGCGGCCACGCGAAAACGGACGTGTCCGCGGCCAGGCGTGGCCCGGCCCGCAAACTGTTCCGGAAAGCTTGCGGAACGATTGACGGTTCAGGTGGTCGTTGGGGATACTCCGGACCGCCGGATGTTAACGCGAACCTGTGCGGCCATCGCGGACGCGCGGCGGCGCGCCGACAAGCGCCGCGGTGCTGCCAAAGGGAGCTGCTCATGACGAACGCCGCTGTGACGATCGACCGCAAGCTGCGCGTGGCGCCGGTGCGGCGCCGCCTGTTCGGGTCGTTCGTCGAGCATCTGGGCCGTTGCGTGTACACCGGAATCCACGAGCCGGGCCATCCCACCGCGGACGCGGAAGGCTTCCGTCGCGACGTCCTGGACCTGGTCCAGGAGCTGGGCGTCACCACGATCCGGTACCCGGGCGGTAACTTCGTGTCGTCCTACCGATGGGAGGACGGGGTCGGACCGGTGGCGCAGCGCCCGGTGCGGCTGGACCTCGCGTGGCACAGCACGGAGCCGAACACGGTGGGCGTCAACGAGTTCATGCGCTGGTGCCGGCTGGCCGGCGTCGAGCCCATGCTGGCGGTCAACCTCGGCACCCGGGGCATCCAGGAAGCGGTCGACCTGCTCGAGTACTGCAACATCGAGTCCGGGACCCACCTTTCCGACCTGCGCCGCGAGCACGGTGCCAAGGACGCCCACGACGTGCGCATGTGGTGCCTGGGCAACGAGATGGACGGGTCGTGGCAGGTGGGGCGCCGCACCGCGGTCGAGTACGGCCGGCTCGCCGCACAGACCGCACACGCGATGCGGCTTGTCGATCCCAAGCTGGAGCTGGTGGTCTGCGGCAGCTCCAGCTCGAGCATGTCCACCTTCGGCGCGTGGGAAGCGGACGTGCTGGCGGAGACCTACGACGAGGTCGACTACATCTCGGCGCACGCCTACTACGAGGAGCACGAGGGCGACACCGCGAGCTTCCTCGCCTCGGCCGTCGACATGGACTACTTCATCGACTCGGTCGTCGCCGCGGCGGATCTGGCGCGCGCGAAGAAGAAGGCCAAGAAGCGGATCGCGATCTCCTTCGACGAGTGGAACGTCTGGTACCTGTCGCGCACACCCGCGCAGATGCCCACCGCCTCCTGGCCCGTGGCACCGCGCCTGCTCGAAGACCGGTACTCCGTGGCGGACGCGGTCACGGTCGGCGGGCTGCTGATCTGCCTGCTACGGCACAGCGACCGGGTGCACGCCGCGTCGCTGGCTCAGCTGGTCAACGTCATCGCACCGATCATGACGGAGCCGGGCGGCCGCGCGTGGCGGCAGACCACGTTCCATCCCTTCGCCCTGACGGCCCGGTACGCCACCGGCGACGTCCTGGCCGTGCAGCCGACCTCGCCCCAGCAGGAGACCCGCCGGTACGGCGACGTGCCGGTCCTCGACGCGGTGGCCACGGTGGACGGAGATGGCCAGGTCGCGGTGTTCGCGGTCAACCGCTCTCCGGCCGAGCCGCTCACGCTCACCGTCGACGCCCGCTCGCTCGGCGAGACCCGGATCGTCGAGTGCGTCACGCTTTCCGACCCGGACATCTACCGGTTCAACACCGCCGACGAGCCCGATGCGGTCACGCCGCGACCCAATCGCAGCGCCCGGATGGAGCAAGGCCGTGTCGAGCTCGTGCTGCCCGCGGTTTCCTGGACCATGCTGCGCCTGTCGCCCGCGCGGTAGCGTCGAGTCCGGCGCGCGACACCCGCCCCGGTCATCGGGGCGGGTGTCGACAATGGATACCTCAGCTGGTGCAGGCCGCGCCGTTGAGCGTGAAGCGGGCCGGTGCCTGGTTCGTGCCGCTGTACGTCCCCTGGAACCCGAAGGTCACGCTGGCGCCGGGGGCGATCGTGGCGTTGTACGAGACGTTGCGGGCGGTGACGTCGGCGCCGGACTGGGTGACGGTGGCGTTCCACGCGTTTGTCACCCGCTGGTTGCCCGACCAGCTCCACTGGACCGTCCAGCCGTTGACCGCGCTGGCCGACGTGTTGGTGACGGTCACGTTGGCGGTGAAGCCGTTGTTCCAGGTGTTGGCGGTGTACCCGGCCCGGCAGGCGCCCACCGGCGGCGGGGTCGTCGGGGAGCGCTGGTTGGGGATTGCTGGTTGGGGAGCGCTCGTCGGGGTGTGGTCGGCGGCGTCGTCGGTGGCCGCGGGGTGTTGGTGGTCGGCGGTGGGCTGGTCGGGCCGCCGGTGATGCCGAAGAACTGGATGGCGGCCATGGCCATGCCGCTGGAGGGCAGGCTGTGGCCGGCGCCGTTGACCGCGATCGCCTCGACGAGCACGCTGCCGTTGGCGAGCCAGCGGCGGCGGTTCCAGTTGGCCTGGGGGTGTCGGTGGTCGACGGGGTGAGGCTCAGCCCGTGCACGTTGGTCCACTGGTCGACGGACTCCTGCAGCAGCTGGTACGGCACGAGAGTGTCCGCGGTGCCGTGCCAGAGCTGGATCGGTGGCCGCGGGCCGGTGTAGCCCGGGTAGGCCTGGCGGACCGCGTCACCCCACTGCTGGGGGTGCGGTCCATCCGGCCGCCGGTGCACTGGCTGGCGCCGGGCGGGTAGTCGGCGGCGTTGGCGAAGCAGTTGAAGGGCACGCCCATGAAGGAGGCGCCGGCTTTGAAAAGGTCGGGGTAGACGGCGAGCATGTGCTGGGTCATCATGCCGCCGGAAGAGCTACCGGTGGCGTAGACGCGGTTGGGATCGCCGCCGTAGGTCCGCTGGACGTAGCCGACCATTGAGGCGATCGACACCGGGTCGCTGCCGCCGCCGCGACGCTTCGAGGCGGCCGACCAGGTGTCGAAGCAGCGGCCGAAGCCGGCCTCCTGCATGGCACTGGGGTAGATGACGACGTACCCGTACCGGTCGGCGAGGGAGGCGAACTCGCTGCCGGAGTAGAAGCCGGGTCCGGAGCCGCCGCAGCCGTGCATCGCGACCACGATCGGCGGGTTGGCGGGGCGGTTGTCGGGGGCGTACACGTGCATGCGCATGCCACCCGGGTTGTCGCCGAAGTTGGTGACCTCGACCAGTGATGCCGCGGACGCGGGGGAGGGCAGGGCCAATCCGCCGGCGGCGGCGAGCGCGGCAGCGGCCATGGCGACGAGGGCGCCGCGCACGCCGGGCCGTCGCCATCCATTGACAGTCGTCATTTCATAGAAGTTAGTCACTGTTGTGTCGACCGTCAACAGAGTGCCCAACATCGAGGGTGTGCGCGAGCGGATGGATCGACGGTCCTCGCTTGACGAGGCGGGTGTCGCAACTTAGAGTGCGCTCTGATGACGTCATACGTCATATGAATCCTGGGGTCGCACCGCGCCTAACCCACGTGAGGAGAACCCATGTTCGTCACCTCGTCCTTCGCGGTGCGAAGGCGGGCGCTGGCCGCACTCGCCACAGCGGGAATGGCGGCCGCCACCGTGCTCACCTCCGCGACTCCCGCGCTCGCCGCTCCCACGACGCTCTACGCGTCGCCGGCCGGCAGCGGCACCGCCTGTTCAAGCGCGCAGCCGTGCTCGCTGACACAGGCGCAGACGACCGTGCGGTCGCTGAACGACGCCATGTCCGACGACATCGTGGTGCAACTGGCCGACGGCGTGTACCGGCTCTCGGCCCCGCTGCGGTTCACCGCCGACGACTCCGGCTCCAACGGGCGCACCGTCGTGTGGCAGGCCGCACCCTCGGCGCGTCCGGTGATCAGCGGTGCCCGGGCGGTCACCGGCTGGTCCCAGGTCGACGCGGGCCGCAACATCTGGCGGGCCAGCGTCCCCACCGGGATGGACGCGCGGCAGCTGTACGTCAACGGTGCCGTCGCCACTCGGGCGCGCACGCAGGTGAACCGGGCCGACTTCACCGCGTCCAGCACCGGGATGCGGTTTACCAGCAGTGCCCTGAGCTACCTCAACAACCTGGCCAACCAGAGCCGGGTCGAGATGGAGAGCGTCAACTCCTTCACCGACCGGTACTCGCCGGTGCAGAGCATCAGCGGAAACCTCATCACGATGCAGCAGCCGGCCTGGAACAACAACAACTTCGGCTACGACACCTTCACCAGCCCGCACCGGGCCGGTCCGCTGTACCTGACAAACGCGTACGAGTTCCTCGACGCGGCCGGGGAGTGGTACCTCAACCCCGGCGCCGGAGCGCTGTTCTACATCCCGCAGGCCGGGCAGAACATGAGCAGCGTCAGCGTGGAGCTGCCGGCACTGCAGTCGTTGGTGAGCGTGGGCGGCACGTACGGCGCGCCGGCGCACCACCTCACGTTCAGCGGGATCACCTTCACCGGTACGAGCTGGCTCGGGCCGAGCAGCAACCAGGGCTTCGTCGACCAGCAGACCGGCGCCTACATCGCGGGCAACTGGAGCTGGCCGAGCTTCACCTCGTGCCACAACGGCTGCCCGCAGTTCGAGGCGAGCAGGCCGAACTGGTCGCAGATGCCCGCCGCCGTCCAGGTCTCCGCCGCGAACACCATCACCTTCAGCGACTCCCAGTTTGTCAACCTCGGCCAGACCGCCGTGGGGATCGGCAACGACGCCAACGGGCACACCAGCGGTGTC
This genomic stretch from Phytohabitans houttuyneae harbors:
- the arfA gene encoding arabinosylfuranosidase ArfA, which codes for MTNAAVTIDRKLRVAPVRRRLFGSFVEHLGRCVYTGIHEPGHPTADAEGFRRDVLDLVQELGVTTIRYPGGNFVSSYRWEDGVGPVAQRPVRLDLAWHSTEPNTVGVNEFMRWCRLAGVEPMLAVNLGTRGIQEAVDLLEYCNIESGTHLSDLRREHGAKDAHDVRMWCLGNEMDGSWQVGRRTAVEYGRLAAQTAHAMRLVDPKLELVVCGSSSSSMSTFGAWEADVLAETYDEVDYISAHAYYEEHEGDTASFLASAVDMDYFIDSVVAAADLARAKKKAKKRIAISFDEWNVWYLSRTPAQMPTASWPVAPRLLEDRYSVADAVTVGGLLICLLRHSDRVHAASLAQLVNVIAPIMTEPGGRAWRQTTFHPFALTARYATGDVLAVQPTSPQQETRRYGDVPVLDAVATVDGDGQVAVFAVNRSPAEPLTLTVDARSLGETRIVECVTLSDPDIYRFNTADEPDAVTPRPNRSARMEQGRVELVLPAVSWTMLRLSPAR
- a CDS encoding RICIN domain-containing protein, giving the protein MFVTSSFAVRRRALAALATAGMAAATVLTSATPALAAPTTLYASPAGSGTACSSAQPCSLTQAQTTVRSLNDAMSDDIVVQLADGVYRLSAPLRFTADDSGSNGRTVVWQAAPSARPVISGARAVTGWSQVDAGRNIWRASVPTGMDARQLYVNGAVATRARTQVNRADFTASSTGMRFTSSALSYLNNLANQSRVEMESVNSFTDRYSPVQSISGNLITMQQPAWNNNNFGYDTFTSPHRAGPLYLTNAYEFLDAAGEWYLNPGAGALFYIPQAGQNMSSVSVELPALQSLVSVGGTYGAPAHHLTFSGITFTGTSWLGPSSNQGFVDQQTGAYIAGNWSWPSFTSCHNGCPQFEASRPNWSQMPAAVQVSAANTITFSDSQFVNLGQTAVGIGNDANGHTSGVGLGASNITITRSEIARNSAGGIVVGGVRADAHHPSDQRMVNRDITVSNNRIHDLGLEYRGIVSVLTTYVTNATISHNEVYNMPYTGMSIGYGWGSNDAGGSNHYADRGLYNYQPRYTTATTASNNRLVGNYVHDVMQQMNDGGCIYTLSANPGAVISDNYCLRTNGYFGVYFDEGSRYYTARNNVFSAIGTWATANYWFAENMGNFTVTNNWTTNSSTNVTNGDRGNVVNNNVTVTNGNWPAGAQAVMAAAGPQTGTPQGGAIVGVPSARCLEIPNSSTTNGTQAQLWDCTGGANQSWTYTSGKQLMVYGNKCLDANGQGTSNGTTAIIWDCNGQANQQWNVNANGTITGVHSGLCLDASGYGTANGTKVHLWSCHGGTNQQWTRR